The Eptesicus fuscus isolate TK198812 unplaced genomic scaffold, DD_ASM_mEF_20220401 scaffold_63, whole genome shotgun sequence DNA window aaaaactgaaatgaaaactcATGATTAAGATTGCTTTAAAGTAATTCATATACAGTAACAATGTCCAAAAGTTTCAGGAGGAAAGGAAACAGcacataatgagaaaaaaaagtacCCATTTTGCTCTaggaagcaataaaaaatatttaaggaattttctattgtaaaaaaaatcaatgtcccACATTATTAAAGTAAACATTAAAGCATTTGAAACTATAGTAGTAGTATACAGAAATAGGTACTTTAAccttttaaatgagataattaaaGCTCAAAAGAAAATGTCAAGTGGAAAGTTAActagaactttttaaaagtttaacagAGACATTTCCCTTTTatccaaaaatgaaaacaaaattaaacaaatgtaaTATCCtctgataattaaaataattaaaagggaaatgaaaaatattaaggcTCATAAATTAAGCACAGGCTAAAAATGATCTTCATAAGGTTTGAaacccttcattttttttttaaaagaggaaatactAAACTTGCTGgaacaagaaaaaattatatttcaacagTCCTTGTTTTGGTAAGTGAGAAACTCATTATGTCAATACCTTAAATCTCCCTTAAAAGGAAATAACTTAGCTGGGATTGGAGCAGGAGCAGTAATTCTTCTCCAGTCCTTGCAGATGAGAGGCTCATCATGTCACAGCCCTCATTCCTCCTTAAGATAAGATGGCATTGGCATGTTGCACATTAGTAAGGTTATCACAGCTGCCAGACTTTTTTATGGCCACCTTGCACAGGTTTTTGTTCTCACAATATTTGGAAATGGCCTAGGAGGAGAAATGAGATAGAGCACAGGGACATTCAAAATAAAAGAGTTGCAGCCTTCACAGAGAAAGCCACACGTTCCCACTTCTTTACATGGATTATAGTTACTGCTTCTCCGGAGAGCTGTGGTCTACACTCCTATTTTATGTTCATTCACAAAGTTAAGTAGTTTAGGGACTCTGATTAGATTGACAGAGCAAAGGGGaacttagaattttttaaagtatgggtTTTTTCAAAGATGTCAAAGGTGTGACAGTCTCCTAACAATAATACCATCTGTTGTCTGTACACTTGGTtccttaaatataataaatactagtggcctggtgaacaaaatttgtgcccgggggttgtccctcatcctggcctgtaccctctccaatctgggactccttgggggaatGTCGGactctaaaccagcagtcagacatccctctcgcaatctgggaccactggctcctaaccactcacctgcctgcctgcctattgcccctaaccactctgcctgccaacctgatcacccctaactgtccccctgttagcctgatcaccccaacttcccccatgccagcctgatagcccccaactgcccccctgatagccagctcacccccaactgctccccaccagccttcttgcccccaaatgtcccccctgccagcctgctcacccccaactgccccccatgctggcctgatagcccccaacttccccccccccaccagcctgattgcccctaacctcctctgccttggccccaccaccatggctttgtccagaaggatgtccggaatgtctcccggtctaattagtatattacttttttattagtatagatacagtTGGGAAAAGTCATTGTTTACTCAGCTATTTACATTCTATCCAATCTTCATTAGTTAGAATTTACTCTAAGCAAATTTTAATGAGGCAGGCAAGTTCTGAATTTTATTGAAATGTAGAAAAGGTCTAGTGATTGAAGCACCATAAAGGTTCTATTTCACTTGCACATTAAGGTAGAAGCACATCTTATTCTAAAGGACCATTAAAGTACCACAGAAACTGTccatttcagttgtaattttgtgGTATACTCCCCAGAATTCATAAGCCATAAATATTACTTTGTTACACATACTTTACAATTGCCATTGAAAACCCATATACTTTCTACACCCAGTGTTTGAAGTATATATTCTATGATCTAAGTGTCACTCTCTGAGGTTAGTTTTGTCTAACAAACTAAAGGTACTGAACTGTGATCTATACAGAAAAGACATGAATTTGCAAACTGAGTTAGGAGTGATAAGTAAAATATGGTTATAGATATGATTAGCGATACAATTGTAAGAAATTATTCATGTATGGCTAGAAAATAGAATACAGATTCAAAAAAATCATGAAAGTTTAAAATGGATTTAAATTATTCTGAATCATGGTCacagaaaagataatttttataatatgggATTCTTATACACACCATAAAAAATACCGCTAATATGATGTGAAAGAGTTAATAAGTCTTATTCAATGTTCTAGTTAAAACagcttttcattttcctaatactACATAATATGATTTACCCACAGATATTGGCTTTTGTGTCTGGCAGCAAACCCCACTTTGTGAATCCACAGCCTTACCTCTAGGTTCAGTGCTCTTTCTTTTTGAAGAGGAGCAAGTGCAATAGGCAGTCCATGGTCACTTGCTAAAGACCGAAGGTCAAAATAGTATTGGGCATAGACACTGGCAGAAACATAAAGATGAAACCGCAGTAGACATATGTACTGCCTTTCCAACTCATTTCTggggaaaaggaaaacacaaaaccACCAGAGGACAATTTTAGTCAACATGGTTCTCTTCAAAATTGTCATTCTAAGCTATAGGTTGGCTCTGAGTTTAGTTTTGAAACAAATAAAGGCTACCCAGCTGGGCTAATACACTAATGTTCAAACAGGCAAACAAGGTTCAACAATGTGCGGTCCCTTTTGCCTCCCAGGACTTTGAGTTTGGGGCACGGGGAAGGAGGTTATGTCTCTTGTGCACAACTGCTGTTGGGTAGGGGCTCAATTATCAGAGTCCCCTTAGTGTAGGTTTGTTCTCTTTGCTCACTCACAGGGCCCCACTCTAGTGTTCAGATGGAAGGAATGATGTATGCTGTTTCTTAGCCCTGAAGAACTTGCAGACATTTCCATCAGGCTGATAACAGGAAAGGGATTAGTAAAGTAGAGATGTGACAACAAAAGGATTGGGCACATCACCGCAGCAACAAATGGGTCCATTCAGAGCCACTACTATTATCTCTGAGGGGAAAACTCTTGGAAAATTATCAGACACCAAAAAAGAAGTTGAGGAagagacaaataaatggaaacatatacaaAGCTCATGGTCAGGAAGCATTAACacctttaaaatgtccatactacctcaAATAATCTATTTCAACCAAATTCCTATCAAGATGCCAATGCCATCTTTTACAGaagtagaacaaataatccaaagtTTTATACAGACCCACAAAAGACTCTAAACAGTCACAGCAGTTGAGAGAAAAACTAAACAgtttggaggtatcacactacctgctATCAAACtctactacaaggctatagtaatcaaaagagcatggtactagcataaaaacaaacatagaccaatggaacaaaatagaaaatccagaaataaccCCATACCTGTATGGttaattactatttgacaaaagaggagaCTTGATTCAATGGTATAAAGACAgtctattaaataaatgatgttgggtaaattggacagatacattcaaaaaatGAAGTTAGACCACTTcttacaccacatacaaaaatagactcaaaatGGATTATTAACTTAATGTAAGagtcaaaaccataaaactcatagaaaaaaacataggcactAAAGTCTGGAATATTTCTTAGTGTTTTGCTGATAGATTACCCTGtgcaagtgaaataaaataaaaaataaagaaatgggactacatcaaactaataATTTTAgtatagcaaaagaaaacatcaacaaaataaaaagacaatccactgacaggaaaatgtatttgacaatgatatatctaataaggggtttaatattcaaaatttataaaaaacatatataactCAATAccttataaaaaacatatatagcccaacaccaaaaatacaaacaatctaattaaaaaatggacagatggcctgaacagacacttctccaaagagagcATACAGATGGCTgatatacatgaaaagatgcttaacatcactgatcatcagtgagatgcaaattaaaaccacaatgagatatactCACatctgtaagaatggctatcatcaataaatcaacaaacagcaagtgttgataaggatgtggagaaaagggaaaccactTTTGGTGGCAATGTAtactggtgcagacactgtggaaaatagtatggaagttcctcaaaaattaaaaatggaactgccttatgactcagtgaTTCTACCCTGAGTATATATCCGAAGAAAACCAagatactaatttgaaagaatatatgcaccctatgttcactgcagtattatttacaatccTCAAGCTGTAGAAGCAACTCAAATGCCCATtaactgatgagtggataaaaaagcagtggaatatcattactcatccataaaaaagaataaaatccttcCATTTGCGAGAGaacagatggacctagagggtattatgttagtgaaataagtcagtcagagaaatataaataacatgtGATTTCACTAAAaagcaatataaatgaacaaaaacagaagcagactcataggtaaagggaacattttgatggttgtcagaggagaagaggtttggggggctgggtagagaaggtgaagaaattgagaagtacagattggcaaTTGCAATGCAGTTATGGGGATATAAATTATGCCATAGTAAGGAGAGTCAATAATACTGCAATAATTATGCATGGTGTCAGGTCAGTACTAAAAATATTGTGGAAAACACTTTGCAAAGCACATGGTTttttaaccattatgctgtacacctgagattaatataaaataactataggcctagtgcacagatttgtgttctttcgcaatccgggacccctcaggggatgttagagagccagttttggcccgatccccgcaggccaggtggagggaccccactggtgcacgaatctgtgcactgggcctctagtatgcataaaagatctttggttaatctcttcccgtcctccCCTCTACCCCCTTGTTTCTGAGATTCatgagtctgttccatgtttccatgcctatggttttcgctcctgcattaagcgtcttccccctggtggtcagtgcatgtcataactacTGGCTGGTCAGCCgatcccttaggcttttatatatagatatcgAATGTAAAgtcttattgaaaataaatgaaattttaaaagggggaaataaaagaCCTAAACTGGTAGACAGCGTTAAGGAAGCcatgaaaatatttacatcacTGTTGTTTTTGGATGTGAGCTTCTACAAAGTTTGCTACCAGAGAAATATACCAAATTATCACACAGATTATTACAATAATAACACATGAAGGCATACTAATTAATGAGGAGGAGTATGAAATGTTTATAGCAAATgtggatagaaaaatatatgtaattttatgccTAGTTCAGTCCTCTGCACAATGTaacctttcaaaatatttattttgtaaattttatggGGGCAAATAAGGTATTCGAAAATGGTTAGAAACTTCATCAAAACCTTGCAAACTCACAAGTCCTTGATTGTAATGCCTCTTAGCAATCGGGTGAAGTGAGTATTCCATATAGCCAGATCGTGCAGATACTTGTAGGCCTGAATAATCGCTTCCAAAACAATGCGTTTCCAGTTAAATGGGCAAAGGTCGATTTCAGCATAAATTAAAAGTCTTTCTATGTAAACCTGCAAAGTAGAACACTGGTCTTTGATTCTAGTTCAGTTTAAGTGCTGTGATAAGAACTTACAGGAATGACAGATTTCATCAGTTTTTGACATGCCTTTTATTCTTAGGTTCTAGAGAGACTGCTTGGCCAGCAAAAGCCAGAGGCCAAGAAACAGTTGCAAATCAGATACTTTTATTGCCTACTTTCCAGGTGAATTTACAGCCTGCTCACCAAAGAGTCTCTGGTCCAACTCTTGGCCCCAGTCAGGactcatgcgggaggcaatcaacagatgtctctctctcatactgatgattcattctctctctctctctttttcctctcctcccctctcttttctactttctctgaaaatcaatggaaaacatatcctctggtaaggattaaccctttgcactcgcttgcttttttctcaattcctttattctactcgggatttaatttttaaataccccagattttacaaagcgcggcagtagaataaaaaactggagtttcttttcatacaaacttatttattgggattttttcatatttcaaattattgatacattcaaagagtaattttaatctcgacatccgagtgcaaaaggttaaaaaaaaaaaatttaaacacagcTCCCCCAGTGGCTGCTGTGTGGtgcagcaggacaggcagtgcaAACAGGTGTGTCTGAGGCAGGTCTCTACAACTGTCAAGTATTCCTGGATTTAGTGCCTTTGTaagaaacacacatgcacaccaagGGTAGTCCTTTTATGTCTCCTAAGCCTCACATCTCAATCATGATTCTGTGAAATCCATCTCTGTCTTACACAACCTGAAGCTTAGTCAGTTCTGTTGGTTTCAGGTGGTAGCAGAGCTGCCAGTCTCTGTCTCCCTGGTTCTCCTCTAAATCTGCCAGGTAGCTGGTGAGGTCTCATGATTTCTTCACATGTATTACATGTCTATTCTACAAAGAACTGGGTGAAGGTAACAGCTAAGCAAAGATTATAGAGGCAAGCTGTGATTTGTTGTTACGTCAAAGGGTTCTTTGAAGAAGAGTATGTTGACTGTCTGAGGTTATCAGATAATCTCAAATGGACAACTCACATTAGCCAAAGGTCTTCAAACCCAGCTGTATTTTAGGAAGCAAACAGTTATTGAACATTATGTGTTATTAGTGAAAGTTTGCACCAATATCCCAAAGCTAAATGCTCTCAGATATCCTATGAATGAACCTCCTTACAAGATTCAACGGTCAACTTTCTGGGAATAATTAGATACATATACAACATTGGAAATCACTCAACTTCCTGCAATCTTTACTGTAGACTTGGTATATGCCATTAACCATTCATTTATACCACTTGCCCTCTGGTGTCATTGGAATTGAGATTTCTCTTCTCACTGAAACTCTTCTAGCAGTGAAATCAATCCCATCCCACTTCTGAAGAACACCTCCCACAATTACCTCTTTTTGAACACTTCCCTGTGGCCCAGACACTCTCCCCAATATGAATGTCTTTATATGGTACCCATCCCACCCACCACAACCCCTAGGATGCTTCTTCTCTGTTTGCTCACAGTGAATGCCCTGATGCTGCTTCTCAtctcccactctccccttcaCCCTCTGTAGTCTGCCCCCGGCACTGTCACTAGACTGAAACTACTACTGCTAAGGTCTTCGGTGCATTTGCACATACAAACCAGAGCTCTTCACCACAGCTCCTCACTCCTCACACATTCCCTAATGTcatgtgggcactgccatttgcCTAGGTGCTTGGCCAAAGACTTCCAATTGAGTTAACCTGCTGCAATCTGTGAGCAATTCTTGTTATCTCTGCCTGTCACTGGTAGTCAGATCGCTTTCCAGTCTATTTCACTTCCCACCTGTGTCACTGTTATTGCCTCCTGATTTCTCACTCTCCACTCAGACTCCCAGCTACAGTCTTTCTCCCGAAAGCAGCCAGGATAGTCTTTTTAATCAAGAGCACTTCCCCACCCTGCTCAACTCTGTCAAGGGGTTtccaccaaacaaataaaaatgtcacttCCTCCCATGGCCTGCAAGCTGAAAGGCCCAATCAGATGGCACGTGCCCTCCTGGCCCTCATGCCCTACCTTCTTTTCCTCATTTGACACTCTGACCACACTGGCCATACCTCACTCTTACTCAAATACCAAGTATAAGTTCCCGTCTGTGAATCTGGCACTTGTTCCATCTGCACATACACCAGAGCTCCTCATCTTCCTCAGTTCAGTCAGGTCAGTGTTCAGATGTCCTCTCTTTACAGAGGCTCTTTCTGATCACCTCTCTAAAGTAGCTGACCTAAGTACTCTTCCCTCACACCAAGCAGGAGACTTTTCCCTTTAGGATTGCCTGAGGCAGGAGTGATACAATCCCCATTCCTTCTCACTAGAATGGACCGCTCATTCCAAATGATACTCTTTCCACAGGAATCCTGGATGAATGACACAAAGGTCCTTACACAGCTGTAGCCGAGCAGGCAACTAGCAATGCCCTTTCAGGTCCTACTGGCACTAGAATCCTGGCAACATCACAGGAGTCACAAGAGGACAGCAAGGACGGATGAACACCCATCATCCCAGGAACAGCGAAGTTAGGGCTCTAGTTGTCAGTCAGGACACACATTACAACTGCCCGGGGAATGCAGCCTGGGACTCAGCTTAGCCCTACCCTGAACCTGTCTCTCCCTGGGGCCCAGAAGGCTCTGTTATTGCCCCCGTCCTGCCCCATCAGCACACCTTGTAAGTGTGCCTGTGTGCACTGCCTGCGCCTATGTCTCCTGAGGTCCGGAAGGAGAAATTGGAAATCTCGCTCTCCTGCTGCCTTTAATAGCAACCATTTTGTGGTGAAAAAAGCAAGGACATTTTTAATCATAGTGATTATTAAGCTGAAATGTGTgaactttatttccttttataggTTTCCCTTAATAAAGTTCTGAAAGAAGAACTATCTTACCAAAGTTGTTATTGCATATCCTGCTGTTACCTTATAGGCAAAGAAAAAAGGTCGAATAAATCTGTAAATTGATTCGGGATCGGGATCATGATGAAAGGATTCCTCAGGAACCTTTTCTTCCTGAAAGGAAGTACccattgaagaaaaatattaagtacttTTGTAACAGCCCTGTTCCACTTATGCCCATgtgctaattaaaataatttttattgggtAACATGTATTttagccttttaaataaaataatgggacCTTAAAAACAATAGTGATTGAATAATGACGCTCATTAAAGATACAGGCACAACCTCagaatatttatatattcctttCCACCTTCCCCCTCTAACATTCTGTCTAAATGTGAACTATCTTTAGGCTCCAAGGACTTGTTGGTCATCATGTCACAGTTCTCTGCAATCAACTTTGAGAATGTAACCATCGGGCTCTAAGGCTGTGCTGTGTGTACAATGCTCACCAGCCACATATTGTTATAGAGCAAATCTGAAGACATTTGAAAATTTTTGTCATTCTaattaattcaatatttaaataGCTGTTTAATTTTCTCCTAGAGATCTTGATATATTTACTAGGTTTATGTACAAATATTCATATTGTTTGATGctattgaaaattttcttttaaaaatataaatttttgttttttgggtatGTTGACCCACTTTAGTTCACTAATTATACAAAGCTGAAACTCAGTTCTTActgacatatcctatataataaaagggtaatatgcaaatttatgcAAATTTACTGAATGGTGGAActaccacttgctatgatgtgcactgaccaccaaggagcagagcctcaacacaggagctgcccttggtggtcagtgtgctcccacaggggggagggggggggatgctgctcagccagaagccaggatgatggctggcgagctcagcggctgtggcaggagcctcccccgcctccacagcagcactaaggatgtaagccatcagtcagacatcccccaagggctcccagactgcaaaagggcaggGGCCCAGCTTAGGGGCCTCCCGACCCCCAGTACATGAATGTCATCCaccggggcctctagtttcttatgtaacactagaggccctgtgcacaaaattcgaatttgtgcactggggcggggggtggcccTCAGTCAAGCCTGTGCcttcttgtaatctgggaccccttgggtagggtccctaggcttggctgatGATCAGAGcatatcagggctttccttcccccggctgcaggcagctggttGTGCCCCGCTGCTGCCACTTCTTGCCATCAGTACAGCACTGCCACCCCCTATCCCACCACCAGTCACCTCACTCTGTgggtgacaggtgtggggtgggatCATTGGCTGGCTTGGAAtttccctctgcggggtgataactggctggccctgcacaccCGTCACCACATCGCTAGTCAGtgggctgggcctccctctgtgggttgATCAATTGTGGTGCCCCAgattgatcaccccgcagagggaggccctgctcaCCCACCGCAGTGCTGTCTGTGGGGGTAGCCTGGGCTTTCCTCTTTAGGGCGTTTGGGCGTGGggctctgcccacccacctgggGCTCTGCGAATGGTCTGTGCCTCCGCCATTGGGGCGATTGTGGAGCCGACCCACTGGATTGATCGCCCCGCCAGCCAGCATGggtctccctctttggggcaattgatcacctcgcagagggtggcctgggcctccctctgtagggcaATCGTGGAGTGATTgcggggccccctgaccaattgcattgcacccaccttggctggcctggcaccagtgcgtgtcatagtgtggtcattcAGAAGGTAGTCTGGGAGGTCATtcggctgttcagttgtttggtctatttgcatattacccttttattattatagactaaaggcctgatgcacggatttgtgcacaggtgggatccctcggccttgcctatggggatcaggccaaaaccagctctccgatatccctcaagggctcctggagtgcaaaagggcacaggtcgggctgagagaCCACTCATCCCCAGTATACGAGtgttgtgcattgggcctctagattCTTATGTAAcaataaaggcctggtgcacagatttgtgcacaggtggggtccctcggtctggcctgcagggatcaggctgaaaccagctctctgacatctcccaaagggtcccagat harbors:
- the LOC129148498 gene encoding cyclin-Y-like protein 1; amino-acid sequence: MPRASEHVPHASECTSRASQCVPHASEYTSRASERVPPAWRACALDVQSACPAARGLPTPPAAGEPRRARLQDTFRAQTRETAERAGLIPSNHPRAGTIFLKKCQMIVGGKRKNNYFYHVSPGHLREKYSSCATVYVDYSISQPDLRIAVQCLALAIYYHIKNRDSNRSKDIFDERLHPVTEEKVPEESFHHDPDPESIYRFIRPFFFAYKVTAGYAITTLVYIERLLIYAEIDLCPFNWKRIVLEAIIQAYKYLHDLAIWNTHFTRLLRGITIKDLNELERQYICLLRFHLYVSASVYAQYYFDLRSLASDHGLPIALAPLQKERALNLEAISKYCENKNLCKVAIKKSGSCDNLTNVQHANAILS